A genomic stretch from Ureibacillus composti includes:
- a CDS encoding xanthine phosphoribosyltransferase, producing MELLKDKITKEGRVLSDTVLKVDSFLNHQIDPLLMKEVGEEFANRFADQVITKVLTIESSGIAPATFLGLTIGAPVVFARKKKSLTLSDNLYTSQVYSFTKNETNDISVSKDYLKADDNVLIIDDFLANGEAVKGLLDIAEQAGAHVVGVGIVIEKGFQMGGKALREQGLRIESLANIKSLADGKVEFFD from the coding sequence ATGGAATTGTTGAAAGATAAAATCACAAAAGAAGGAAGAGTTTTATCAGATACCGTACTTAAAGTAGACTCGTTTTTAAACCACCAAATTGATCCGCTTCTTATGAAAGAAGTTGGGGAAGAATTCGCCAATCGTTTTGCAGATCAAGTCATTACAAAAGTATTAACAATTGAGTCTTCAGGTATTGCCCCTGCAACATTTTTAGGGTTAACAATTGGTGCACCGGTAGTATTTGCCCGTAAGAAAAAATCACTTACTTTATCAGATAACTTATATACATCTCAAGTTTATTCATTTACGAAAAATGAAACAAATGATATTTCAGTTTCGAAAGACTACCTTAAGGCAGATGACAATGTATTAATTATCGATGATTTCCTAGCAAATGGTGAAGCAGTAAAGGGGTTACTTGATATTGCAGAACAAGCCGGAGCACATGTAGTAGGTGTTGGAATTGTGATTGAAAAAGGCTTTCAAATGGGCGGTAAGGCGTTACGTGAACAAGGGTTGCGTATTGAGTCACTTGCAAATATTAAGTCACTAGCTGACGGGAAAGTAGAATTTTTCGACTAA